A stretch of Shumkonia mesophila DNA encodes these proteins:
- the mutY gene encoding A/G-specific adenine glycosylase — MKQFRAATTDSSRPGNGAPAAALAKRLLAWYDRHKRDLPWRARPGERADPYHVWLSEIMLQQTTVATVGPYFLAFIARWPTVGDLARADLQAVLHAWQGLGYYARARNLHKCAGVIAGDLGGRFPDSEAGLRALPGIGAYTAAAIAAIAFGRPAAPVDGNVERVLARLFALDGERAEVKREVGALAGGLTPAGRPGDFWQAVMDLGATVCRPRGPACPMCPWAGDCLALRRGLTGELPRRARRKAKPVRHGVAFWAVDTVGAVLLRRRPEKGLLGGMTEVPGTEWRERPWTEDEALALAPAPGQWRPLAGEVRHVFTHFELKLGVLAANGLAPGIVEGLWCRPEDFGGHALPTVMRKVADHALRALAPPSAPPEAAVRPMRRRTSGPRPARRASSGR; from the coding sequence ATGAAACAGTTTCGCGCCGCCACGACCGACTCCTCGCGACCCGGGAACGGCGCGCCGGCGGCGGCCCTGGCGAAACGACTGCTGGCCTGGTACGACCGCCATAAGCGCGACCTGCCGTGGCGGGCGCGGCCGGGCGAACGCGCCGATCCCTACCACGTGTGGCTCAGCGAAATCATGTTGCAGCAGACGACGGTGGCGACCGTCGGGCCCTATTTCCTGGCCTTCATCGCCCGCTGGCCGACGGTGGGCGATCTGGCCCGGGCCGACCTGCAGGCGGTGCTGCACGCCTGGCAGGGGCTGGGCTATTACGCCCGCGCCCGCAACCTGCACAAATGCGCCGGCGTGATCGCCGGGGACCTGGGCGGGCGGTTTCCCGACAGCGAGGCCGGATTGCGGGCTCTGCCCGGCATCGGTGCCTACACGGCGGCGGCGATCGCGGCCATCGCCTTCGGCCGCCCGGCGGCGCCGGTCGACGGCAACGTCGAGCGGGTGCTGGCCCGCCTGTTCGCCCTGGATGGCGAACGGGCGGAGGTCAAGCGCGAGGTCGGCGCCTTGGCCGGTGGCCTGACGCCGGCCGGCCGGCCCGGCGACTTCTGGCAGGCGGTGATGGATCTTGGCGCCACCGTCTGCCGGCCGCGCGGCCCGGCTTGCCCGATGTGCCCATGGGCCGGGGATTGCCTGGCTCTGCGGCGCGGCCTGACCGGGGAACTGCCACGGCGGGCCCGGCGCAAGGCGAAGCCGGTGCGCCACGGCGTCGCCTTCTGGGCGGTCGACACGGTCGGGGCCGTGCTGCTGCGCCGCCGGCCGGAGAAGGGCCTGTTGGGCGGCATGACCGAGGTGCCGGGCACCGAATGGCGGGAGCGGCCATGGACGGAAGACGAGGCCTTGGCCCTGGCACCGGCGCCGGGGCAGTGGCGGCCGCTGGCCGGCGAGGTACGCCATGTCTTCACCCATTTCGAACTGAAGCTGGGCGTCCTGGCGGCGAACGGCCTCGCCCCCGGCATCGTCGAAGGCCTGTGGTGCCGGCCGGAGGATTTCGGCGGCCACGCGTTGCCGACGGTGATGCGCAAGGTGGCCGACCACGCCCTGCGGGCGCTCGCCCCACCGTCGGCGCCGCCCGAGGCGGCCGTTCGGCCTATGCGTCGTAGGACATCAGGACCTCGACCGGCACGTCGAGCTTCGAGCGGCCGTTGA